Proteins encoded by one window of Hafnia alvei:
- the cysD gene encoding sulfate adenylyltransferase subunit CysD, producing the protein MDNQRLTHLRQLEAESIHIIREVAAEFSNPVMMYSIGKDSSVMLHLARKAFYPGTLPFPLLHVDTGWKFREMYEFRDRTAKAYGCELLVHKNPEGVAMGISPFVHGSAKHTDIMKTEGLKQALNKYGFDAAFGGARRDEEKSRAKERIYSFRDRFHRWDPKNQRPELWHNYNGQVNKGESIRVFPLSNWTELDIWQYIYLENIDIVPLYLAKPRPVLERDGMLMMVDDDRIDLQPGEVIKQRMVRFRTLGCWPLTGAVESQAQTLPEIIEEMLVSTTSERQGRMIDRDQSGSMELKKRQGYF; encoded by the coding sequence ATGGATAACCAAAGACTGACGCACTTACGACAGCTTGAAGCGGAGAGTATTCACATCATCCGCGAAGTGGCTGCCGAGTTTTCTAACCCTGTCATGATGTACTCCATCGGCAAAGATTCTTCGGTGATGCTGCATTTGGCGCGTAAGGCATTTTATCCGGGGACACTGCCGTTCCCGCTGCTGCACGTTGATACCGGCTGGAAATTCCGCGAAATGTACGAATTTCGCGATCGCACCGCCAAAGCCTATGGCTGTGAACTTTTGGTGCATAAAAATCCAGAAGGTGTCGCGATGGGCATTAGCCCGTTTGTTCACGGCAGCGCCAAGCATACCGACATCATGAAAACCGAGGGGCTAAAACAGGCGCTGAATAAATATGGTTTTGATGCCGCCTTCGGCGGTGCGCGTCGTGATGAAGAAAAATCACGCGCCAAAGAGAGAATCTATTCATTCCGTGACCGCTTTCATCGCTGGGACCCGAAAAACCAGCGGCCTGAGCTGTGGCACAACTATAACGGTCAGGTGAACAAAGGCGAAAGCATCCGCGTATTCCCGCTGTCAAACTGGACTGAGCTTGATATCTGGCAATATATCTACTTGGAAAATATCGATATTGTTCCGCTTTATTTAGCGAAGCCACGCCCTGTTTTAGAGCGTGACGGCATGCTGATGATGGTAGATGACGATCGTATCGATCTCCAACCGGGTGAAGTGATCAAACAACGCATGGTTCGATTCCGTACTTTAGGCTGCTGGCCGCTAACCGGCGCGGTGGAGTCTCAGGCGCAAACGCTGCCTGAAATCATCGAAGAGATGCTGGTTTCCACCACCAGCGAGCGTCAGGGAAGGATGATCGATCGCGATCAGTCTGGCTCGATGGAGCTGAAAAAGCGCCAAGGGTACTTTTAA
- a CDS encoding aminopeptidase, protein MFSCRSLKLVCAALCLSSSFAVSAAGITHQPVGKIAEQEVRHISTYFPGRMAGSPAELMMADYVNQRFQSMGYQSDLRDFKTRYVYTSSEGKKDWHNVNATSVIAVKPGSTDKQILIVAHLDTYTPMSDSDVNHNLGGLTLQGVDDNASGVGVMLELAERLRSVKTKATIRFLALSAEELGSKGAENYLSRMSKSDKDNTLLVINLDSLITGDKLYFHSGVNTPKAIAEKTRDRALKLAKRFGISAAINNGHGEHSPKGTGCCSDHMTFDVANIPVLAVEASNWSLGKKDGYQQTSKNTHFPEGTTWHQPQYDNLQYLDKHLPGRIKSRTRDSVRILLPLVEEVAK, encoded by the coding sequence ATGTTTTCCTGCCGTTCACTTAAACTGGTTTGCGCAGCGCTATGTCTCAGCAGTAGTTTCGCGGTTTCAGCCGCAGGTATTACCCATCAGCCCGTGGGTAAAATTGCCGAACAAGAAGTACGACATATCTCGACCTACTTCCCCGGCCGCATGGCTGGTAGTCCCGCCGAGCTAATGATGGCGGACTATGTTAATCAGCGTTTCCAAAGCATGGGCTATCAGAGCGACTTAAGAGATTTCAAAACCCGCTATGTGTATACCTCAAGCGAAGGTAAAAAAGATTGGCATAACGTGAACGCCACCTCAGTGATTGCGGTGAAACCCGGCAGCACCGACAAACAGATCTTAATCGTCGCCCACCTTGATACCTATACCCCAATGAGCGACAGCGATGTGAACCATAATCTTGGCGGATTAACGTTGCAGGGCGTAGATGACAACGCGTCTGGCGTTGGCGTGATGTTGGAGCTTGCAGAGCGTCTGCGCAGCGTTAAAACCAAGGCGACCATTCGCTTCCTTGCGCTCAGCGCTGAAGAGTTAGGCAGCAAAGGGGCCGAAAACTATCTCAGCAGAATGAGCAAATCCGACAAAGACAACACGCTGCTGGTTATCAATCTCGATTCTTTGATTACCGGCGATAAACTCTATTTCCACAGCGGTGTTAACACGCCGAAAGCCATCGCCGAGAAAACCCGCGACCGCGCCCTTAAGCTTGCTAAGCGCTTTGGTATTAGCGCCGCCATTAACAACGGCCATGGCGAACACAGCCCGAAAGGTACCGGTTGTTGCTCGGATCATATGACGTTCGATGTGGCCAATATTCCAGTACTCGCCGTTGAAGCCAGTAATTGGTCTCTGGGCAAAAAAGATGGCTATCAGCAAACCAGCAAGAATACGCATTTCCCAGAGGGCACCACGTGGCACCAGCCGCAATATGACAATCTTCAGTACTTAGATAAACACCTGCCCGGACGTATCAAATCGCGTACGCGAGACAGCGTGAGGATTTTACTGCCTCTGGTGGAAGAGGTGGCTAAGTAG
- a CDS encoding DUF2076 domain-containing protein — translation MSDEQSVEQRVISGLFSRLQQAEAGSGPRDAQAERLIQECIAKQPAAPYYMAQAMLVQEAAIKRLNDQVNALQQQVTQLQNQPKQSSGGFLAGLFGGGSTNATESRPAAVSNSGSQPIPGAANYANNQYPNNQYANNANSGYAPAASRGGSSFLSGALQTAAGVAGGVVIADMLTGMFHNSQPEEIVNVVEENTIAQPDAAQPDITQPDNTQPDLQNTDWQDDASNQNGQDSGFFDSGFGNDDDSYSNSDDDSFF, via the coding sequence ATGTCTGATGAACAATCCGTTGAGCAACGCGTTATCTCTGGCCTTTTCTCTCGCCTACAACAGGCTGAAGCTGGCAGCGGGCCGAGGGATGCTCAGGCCGAGCGTTTAATTCAGGAATGTATCGCCAAACAACCTGCGGCGCCTTACTACATGGCTCAGGCGATGCTGGTACAAGAAGCGGCGATTAAGCGTTTAAACGATCAGGTAAATGCTCTACAGCAACAGGTGACTCAGCTACAGAATCAGCCGAAACAGAGCAGCGGCGGCTTTTTAGCGGGCTTATTCGGCGGTGGCAGCACCAATGCAACCGAGTCACGCCCTGCCGCCGTATCAAACAGCGGAAGCCAGCCTATCCCTGGCGCGGCAAATTATGCCAATAACCAGTACCCCAATAATCAGTATGCCAACAATGCGAATAGTGGTTATGCGCCTGCGGCCTCTCGTGGCGGCAGTAGCTTTTTAAGCGGCGCATTACAGACGGCGGCCGGTGTCGCGGGCGGCGTGGTGATCGCGGATATGCTGACCGGCATGTTCCACAATAGCCAGCCGGAAGAGATCGTGAACGTGGTTGAGGAAAATACGATTGCTCAGCCTGACGCGGCTCAACCAGATATCACGCAGCCCGATAACACTCAGCCCGATCTGCAAAATACGGATTGGCAGGATGATGCGTCAAATCAGAATGGGCAAGACAGCGGGTTCTTCGATTCAGGCTTTGGCAACGATGACGACAGCTACAGTAACAGCGACGATGATTCGTTCTTCTAA
- the fhuB gene encoding Fe(3+)-hydroxamate ABC transporter permease FhuB, whose translation MNANVKASQAKFSLWLIPLLLALPALGLTLFNLHHQLPFNQWWQAATAPDRDNIQQVVMHYSILPRDVVSLLVGAGLGLAGLLFQQVLKNPLAEPATLGVSAGAQFGVTAAVLLAVSPESWMMQLAALLGAVLVAFIVFGLSWGKRMSPVTLILAGLVMGLYCGALNSLMALFNYESLQGMFVWASGALNQHDWHNVTELAPRLLVALLLSALLIRPLTLLGLDDGVAKNLGLGLSSARLATLALAVLISAQMVNAVGVIGFIGLFSPLLARICGARRLSQRLLMAPFIGALLLWLTDQVVQWLAVVWHEIPTGSATALIGAPVLLWLLPKLRTNGNMPDMNQGDHVTPERHHLWRWMIIGMALLALALAVALLFGRGSEGWYWAHGAQIDALMPWRWPRVVAALAAGMMLAVAGTMIQKLTGNPMASPEVLGITSGAALGVLVLMLLVPGNAFVWLLPAGSLGAALTLLLVMITSSRNGFSAQRMLLAGIAVSTVFSTLVVMVLASGDPRTGMLLTWLAGSTYGVDSAQALRTVGIAVVLIAATPLCRRWLMLLPLGSVTAKAVGVALMPSRVAILLIASALTAAATLMTGPLSFVGLMAPHMARMLGFKRAMPQLMVAALIGGFLMMFADWCGRMVMFPYQIPAGLLATFIGAPYFIFLLRKQGK comes from the coding sequence ATGAACGCTAACGTAAAAGCATCTCAGGCTAAATTCAGCCTGTGGTTGATCCCATTGTTGCTGGCATTGCCTGCGCTGGGATTAACCTTATTCAATCTGCATCACCAGCTACCGTTTAATCAATGGTGGCAGGCCGCGACCGCGCCGGATAGGGATAATATCCAACAGGTCGTGATGCATTACAGCATTCTGCCACGCGACGTTGTGTCTTTGCTGGTGGGCGCAGGGCTCGGTCTGGCGGGGCTACTGTTCCAACAGGTATTGAAAAACCCGCTGGCGGAACCCGCCACGCTGGGGGTTTCCGCCGGTGCTCAGTTTGGGGTAACGGCGGCGGTGCTGTTGGCCGTTTCGCCTGAAAGCTGGATGATGCAACTGGCGGCTCTGCTGGGTGCTGTGTTGGTCGCGTTTATCGTGTTTGGCCTGTCGTGGGGTAAACGCATGTCGCCGGTGACACTGATTCTGGCGGGGCTGGTGATGGGGCTGTACTGCGGCGCACTGAACTCCCTGATGGCGCTGTTTAATTACGAATCTCTACAGGGCATGTTTGTCTGGGCGAGCGGGGCGTTGAACCAACACGATTGGCATAACGTGACCGAACTAGCTCCGCGTTTGCTGGTGGCATTGCTGCTTTCCGCTTTGCTGATTCGCCCTTTGACGCTGCTGGGATTGGATGACGGCGTCGCTAAAAATCTAGGGCTTGGCCTAAGCAGCGCTCGTTTAGCTACCCTCGCGCTGGCGGTGTTAATCAGCGCACAGATGGTGAACGCGGTAGGCGTGATTGGTTTTATCGGCCTATTTTCGCCGCTGTTAGCGCGCATTTGTGGTGCGCGTCGATTGTCTCAACGATTGTTGATGGCGCCTTTTATCGGCGCTTTGCTGCTGTGGCTCACCGATCAGGTGGTGCAATGGCTGGCCGTGGTTTGGCATGAAATTCCAACCGGCTCGGCCACTGCGCTCATTGGCGCACCGGTGCTGCTGTGGTTATTACCGAAGCTGCGTACCAACGGCAATATGCCGGATATGAACCAAGGCGACCATGTTACGCCAGAACGTCATCATCTGTGGCGCTGGATGATCATCGGTATGGCTCTACTGGCGTTGGCTCTGGCCGTTGCTTTGCTGTTTGGACGCGGTAGCGAAGGCTGGTACTGGGCGCACGGCGCTCAGATAGATGCGCTGATGCCTTGGCGCTGGCCGCGCGTGGTGGCTGCTTTGGCTGCGGGAATGATGCTAGCCGTAGCAGGAACCATGATCCAAAAGCTCACCGGTAACCCGATGGCGAGCCCTGAAGTATTAGGGATTACGTCGGGTGCTGCGCTCGGCGTTTTAGTGCTGATGCTGTTAGTACCGGGCAATGCGTTTGTATGGCTACTTCCGGCGGGAAGCCTCGGCGCTGCGCTGACGTTATTGTTAGTGATGATTACCTCGAGCCGTAACGGATTTTCCGCCCAGCGTATGTTGTTGGCCGGGATTGCGGTGAGTACGGTGTTTAGTACGCTGGTGGTGATGGTGCTGGCAAGCGGCGATCCGCGTACCGGCATGCTGCTCACATGGCTAGCGGGCTCGACCTATGGCGTGGACAGCGCGCAGGCGTTACGTACCGTGGGTATTGCCGTGGTGCTGATTGCGGCAACGCCGCTGTGCCGCCGTTGGCTCATGCTACTGCCTTTAGGCTCGGTAACGGCGAAAGCGGTGGGCGTGGCGCTGATGCCGTCGCGTGTCGCTATTTTGTTGATCGCATCGGCGTTAACCGCCGCTGCGACGCTAATGACCGGTCCGCTCAGCTTTGTTGGCCTGATGGCGCCTCATATGGCGCGAATGTTAGGCTTTAAGCGAGCGATGCCACAGCTGATGGTTGCTGCGCTAATCGGTGGTTTTCTGATGATGTTTGCAGATTGGTGTGGGCGGATGGTGATGTTCCCTTATCAAATCCCCGCCGGATTGTTAGCAACGTTCATCGGCGCGCCGTACTTTATTTTCTTACTGCGCAAGCAGGGGAAATAA